From Palaeococcus ferrophilus DSM 13482:
AGGTCCTTCACGAAGAAGCCTATACGTTCAAACACGCGGGCCGCGTCCTCGTACTCCTTGTTCGCGAGATGCTCCTCTGAGATTTTGCCATAGATGTCTATGAGCTTGCTTGCGACCGATTTAATGCCCTCTTCGTCCTTTATCATCTTGTAGTGCCTGTAAGCTGCTTCGTAAGCCACTATCGTTGAGTCAAGGTCGTCGTTTGCAAGGTAGGTCTCTCCAAGCTCCTCGTACATCTTGGCGAACTCGCGCGCGTACCTCTCGAAGTTCTTAGTGTCCCCGATGAGCGTGAAGTTGTCGAGGACGTTAATACAGAAATTCTCGAGGTTCAGGAGGTCAACCTCGGGCTTCTCTATCTCGGCGCTTATTAAATCAAGGTACAGGGAGGCGCTCTTGATTAGGAAGGGCTTTGCCTTGTCCTTCAGAGGGGGGATTGAGAGCAACGTCAGACCGACCTGCTTGAACACCCTCGCGGCATCGCCTATATTGCCGCCCTCCTCGTACTTCTTCCCGGCCTGGATGAGGAGTTTTATGCCTTCCTTCTTCTCGCCTTCCTTGAATTTCTTATGGGCTATGCTCTCAAGGTCTTCGGGCGCCCTCGGGGAAAGTGAAGAGATGGCCAAAGTCAATCACCTCTAGCTAGGGGATTTCACCGATGTACATAAATTCCTGTTCTTGAGTTTAGGTGCCGGGAGTATTAAACCTTTACTACTTTGTAGCCAGCTGCTTTTCGGAGCCTGTTCATCACCGCGAGCCCCAAACCCCTCTCCTCGATGCCCTCGGCTATTATTATCTCCACGCCCCGCTTGTCGAGCTCCCTCAGTGCCTTGAAGAGGTTTCTGGCGACTTCTTCCTCGCTCCCGCCGAGGTCAAAGAACTCGTCTGCCTCGTAGGTCCCTCCCGTTGCCATAACCCCAACGCGCTTTCCTTCCCCCTTGAAGGAAGCGACGAGCTCGCTTATCTTCTCGTGAACCCGCTCCCTCTTCCCCTCCACGACTATGACGTCCGCACTGGGGGAGTAGTGCTTGTACTTCATTCCCGGCGCCTTGGCGAGGTCAACCTCCTTCCCCCTCACCGCAGGGTGTATTAGAACCTCCCCAACGGCCCTCTCTATCTCCTCGAGAGGAAGACCACCGGGCCTCAGCAGAACCGGAGGCCAGCTCGTCAGGTCTATTACCGTACTCTCCACCCCTATGAAGGTCTCGCCGCCGTCAACTATGCACGCTATCTCTCCATAGAAATCGTCAATCACGTGTTCAGCGAGGGTTGGACTCGGCTTTCCGCTTATGTTGGCTGACGGGGCAGCTATGGGCCTCCCGCTGGCCCTTATGAGGGCGAGGGCTATCTCGTGGGAGGGCATCCTAACGGCCACGCTGTCGAGTCCCCCTGTTGTCTCCTTCGGCACTCCCCCGGCCTTCGGAAGCACGATTGTTAGGGGCCCGGGCCAGAAGCGCTTCGCTAAAAGTTCCGCCTCCTTCGGAACCTCCCGCGCGAGCTCATAAAGCCCCTCAAAATCCGCTATGTGGACGATTAGGGGATTGTCAGCTGGTCTTCCCTTGGCCCTGAATATCTTTAGGACTGCCTCCCTGTTGAGTGCATCCCCGCCGAGGCCGTAAACGGTCTCCGTTGGAAAGGCAACGAGCTCTCCCTCGCGTATGAACCTCGCCGCTACCCTTATCCTTCTCGCGTCAACTCCCTCTCGCATGTTTATCACGACAGTCACGCCCACCACCACAATCCGTTGGACGGGGCCTATTAAAAAGTTAGTGTCCGGAAACCAGCGAGGCGTAGAGGCTTTCGAGCGCGGAAACGCTCTCCTCCCATGAGTAGCGTTTTGAAAGGGCCCTCCCTATGCGTCCGGCTCTCTCCCTTGCGGCCGGGTTTCTGAGGTAGTACTCCACTGCCCTGACCAGCTCTCCCGTGTCGCCGAAGAGCAGGCCGTTCTTGCCGTCCCTCACGAGCTCCGGCAGGGCGCCGACCCTACGCGCCACCACGGGGACTTCGGCCCTGTTGGCCTCGAGCACCACCAGTCCGAAGCCCTCCCTTCTCGAAGGCACAACAAGGAGCTTTGAACGGCCCAGGAACTCCTCCACATCCCGCCTGTAGCCGAGGAACTCCATGTTGGGGGGAGCGCGCTCCTCGAGAACTCTCAGCGGCCCATCGCCGAGTACCAAGAACCTCTCCTCTGGAAAGTACTCCGCCAGTTTAAGGAAATCGTCGAGCCCCTTGTAGCTTCTCAGGGCGCCAACGAACGTTACGAACTCCCTCTTTTCATTTTTCTCTCCCAAAACAGCCACTCCGTTGGAGATAACCTTAACCTCGTGTGCACCGAGGGAGATGGCCTTGAGGGCCAGGTAGTGGCTCACGGCAACCACTGCATCCGCCCTTATCAGGCTCTCCTTGACGAAGAAACGGCCGAGGGGGAGCTTTGAGGTGAACTCGAGGTCGCTGCCGTGCGCGGTAACGACAAGGGGGGCATCAATCCTCTCTCTAGCGAGAACCGCGGAGTAGCTCGTCGTCCCCACGAAGTGGGCGTGAACAACGTCGAAACCGTACTCCTTATGGAGCTCCACTATCTTCTTTGAGGCCAGAAGAGCGAAGCTCGTCCCCCTGAGGCCGAAGACGGGGGGGCACCCTAACCTGGTGCACGAAGTCCCTCTCAAAATCCCTGACCTTCACAGGCCCGTAGGTTAGCACGTGGACCTCGTGCCTTTTCCTCAGGAGGGCAACCACGCTGTCGAGGTGGTTCGCGACCCCGCCGCCGTGAGGGGGATAGTGGCCCACCATCAGTATCCTCATGGCCTAAAAATTGGGGAAAGAACATAAAAGGGTTGCCTTCACGGGCGGTGATTGCCCCCCGGGTTCTGGGGCGGGCCGTGGGATTCGCGGCCGCGCGCGTACCTTCCCCTGATGTCCTTCTTGAGGCTTTCGAGCTTCTGGGCGGCTTCTCCGTAGCGGCCGCTGTTTATGAGGCTTTCTATCTCCGCTATGAGACTCTCAAGGTCTGAAATGTCCCTGCCGTTTGCCTCGAGGGCCTTAACAATCCACTTGAGGCGCATGAGTTTGAACTCGAGGCCGTGCTTCCCGCTTCCCTGGAACGTGCTCCTCATTATATCGAGGTTCCTCTTCCTGACAACGTCCGCGTAGCCCTCCGCCGTCAGCGCTAGGATGTACGCCTCCTGGTAGTCCCCCCTTTCGTAGGCACTCCTTGCCCTTTCGAGGAGCTCCTTCGCCTTCTCCAGCCTTTCCTCACTCCTATCGTCGTAGGCGGAGAGCTTTATCAGGGCTTCCTCCGCCTTCGTTATGGCCCTCGCGGCCAGATTCCGGGAGGGAGGCACGTTGACGAGTGCCACATCCACACCTCTCTCTTCGAGGGCCTTTGAGACGTTTGAGACTGTGGAAATTCTCCCGAAGAGCGGTTCGCCCTTCTTCCCGGCCAGCAGGAGAATCTCAACCTCCCCCGCTCCAATAGCCTCAACGACGCTGAGGGCGACCTCCCTAAAAGACTCGGCCCCCATGTCCACGAAGAGAACAATGCTCCTACCCGGGAGCTGAGATTTCATGAGGCCGTATGCCGCAGGGTTTCTTCCCTCTATGAACACAACGCTCTTAACACCTTCGAGGGCGCTTGGAAAGCTGTTTTTAAGGCCAGTGAAGACGGCGTAACTGGTCTCCTCCCTGTTGCTGCCGCCCCAGCGCATTACCTCAACGCCCGCCGTCGAAAAGTCCTCCTCGTACTCCGGCGGAACCGCCACGGTGCCCCCTATGACTATGACGAGGTCCGGCTCCTCCTTGAGGACTTCCATCGTGACCTCCGGGCTGTAGGTTCCCCACTCCGTGGTTATTACATTCGCCCCGAGGAGCCCCCCCCACCACCTCACCCATGGCGCTGTCGGCGGGGTTATCGCTTGTGAGCACCACCACTCTCCGTACTTCCTGGGTGAGGACGTTTGGTACGGGTATGAGCGTTAAAACGAACAGCAGGGCGATGAGTTTTTTCCACATATACACCACCTCTCGATTCTACTTTTTGTAAAAAGCTCTATTTAAGCCTTTTTCACGAAATCGTTTACTCAAACCTTTCCGTTCAGCCAGGGGAGCGTGGGAACGTTAAAAAAAGTATGGAATCGTTTATTAACGTTAATTCTGCCCTGTGGGGCCTTTGATTCTTCCGGGAAGTGGCGAGAAAGTTTCCCTGAAAAGTTTCTCGGAGTAGTCCCTGAGGGAAAACCCATGCCTCTTAGCCACCCTCCGGAGGAGCCTCTGGGAGTGGCTCCCGTACTGGCACGCCTTCTTCTCCCGCATCGCGAACTCCTCGGGAAGGCCGAGTTCCAGGGCCACATCCCTGAGAATCTTCTTCCTGACGCCGCTGGCTATCTTGAGCTCCAGGGGCAGGCCAAGAGCTATGCCGACCACGTTGGGGTCGAGGTAGGGGAAGCGGCCCTCCACGGAGTTGAGCATTGCTATCTTGTCGTCCCTCTCAAGGTTTCTGCTCCAGAGGTTCTCGACGTCTTCCTCCATTAGTTCTGGCCTCTCAAGGTACTTCGCGTAGCCCCCGAAGAGTTCATCCGCTCCCTGCCCGCTGAGGAGGACCGAATCCCCGTTCTCACGGGCGAGTTTCGTAGCAAAGTAGAGGGGTATTCCAATCGCGAGGTTCATTGGATTGGGCTCCTCTATGGCGAAAATTACCCTTTTAGCGGCCTCCTCCACCTCGTCCTCCTCGAAGAGGTACTCCCTCAGGGGCAGGCCCAGGGCGTCGCTTGCCCTACGCGCCCACTCGACGTCGGGGCTGTTCTCTTCTCCAGCGGTGTAGAGACTCACGTCACCGTACTTTGAAGCGATAAGGGCGAGCAGCGAGCTGTCCAGCCCACCGGAGAAGAGCACAGCAACTTCCCCCGGTGTTCTCAGCCTAACCGCGTACTCCAGCGCCGCTTTAAGGCTCTTCCTCGCGTTGCAGCCCCTCCGGGCAAGGTCTTTTGGATGGAGAAGACGTTTTCTTACGACGCTCTTTCCATCGAGGACGACCAGTTCGCCGGGTAGAACGGGATGGGCCTCCTCCCCTACCGCCCACAGCACCTTCCTCTCGGAGGCGAAGAACCCCCTTGGGGAGAAGTGGAGGGGCCTTATCCCTATGGGGTCGCGGAAGAGGTATATCTTTGTCCCATTGGTTATCGCGACCGCGTAATCACCGTTGAGCATGACCATGGCCCTTCTCACTGCCTCCTCCATTCTGAGCCCCTTCTCGAGCAGGTACTCGATGAGGCGGAGGATTACCTCCGTATCAACGTCGCTCTCGAAGGAGACGCCCCTCCCCTCCAGCCATTCCCTGAGGGGCACGTGGTTGTATATCTCGCCGTTGTGAACGAGGGTTAGGTCGTTGAAGAAGGGCTGTGTGAACCCCTTTGAGCCTGTCATGGCAAGACGGCACTGGAGGATGCCTATCCTGCCGTCGGGTATCTCCCCCACGCGTGAGAAGTCGGGGCTCTTGAGAACTCCCTCATCGGTCCACACGCCGAACGAATCCTTCCCCCTGTGCTTTCCCGCTTCGATCATGCGGATGAGCTTTGGTTTGAGGTGCTCGCCCAGTCCTCCCGCTATCAGGCACATCTCTCTCACCACATACCATCTCTCCCCATCACAAAAAAGGGTTTCTCCGGCCCTTTTGTTTGGAAGTTCAGCGTTTACAGGGATTTTATGAAAAGTATGGGACCGCAAACCCCGAATCCTGAAAAGTGTTCATCAGTACATTACCCTCGCCTTGAAGCCGGATATCCTCTCTATCTCCTGCGCGAGGGCCATGAATGCCTTGGCCCCATCGGAGGTGGGCTTGTACGCCACAACTGGGATTCCCTCCAGGGTGGCCTCCCTGACGGCCGGATCCTCGGGTATGACCGCGAGAAGAGGGACTTCCATAACTTCCTCCGCCGCGTCCGGCGGGATGTCGTTCGAGCTCCTGCCGTATCGGTTCAGCACAAAGCCGAGCATCGCGAGTCCGGCCCTCTTCAGAACTATTCCCACCTTCATGGTGTCGGTCATGCACGATATCTCGGGGTTCGTGACGAGTAAAACTTCCTCACCGCTCAGCATCGCACTCATGGCGTCAACCTGAAGGCCGGCGGGGCAGTCTATCAAAACGTAATCAAACTGCTCCTTAAGGGGTTTTATCACCGAGGGAAGGCCGCGAGGGTCGGCTTTCATAACGTGTTCCCAGTCAATGGCGGCGGGGATTACGTGAACGTTCTCAAAATCGGGAATCGCGTAGATGGCATCCTTTATTTCCGCGGTTCCTATGAGTACATCATGTATCGTTACACTTGCATCATCGAGGCCCATAACGAGGCTTAGGTTTGCCATCGTGAGATCTCCGTCAACGGCAACAACACTCTTCCCCAGCTTTCCCAGGGCCACCGCAAGGTTCGCCGTCGTCGTGGTCTTCCCAGTTCCCCCCTTTCCCGATACGATGGAGATAATCTTGCCCATTCTCTCACCACACATTATGTAGCGGCCTCATCGTTTTAATAAGTTTCCATCATCAGGATTGTGCTAACCTTTATAACTCCCTCGAGGTAGTGCCCATTAGAGGTGAGGATTATGGAAGTCATCGTTCCGGATACTAGTGTCATTGTTGACGGCAGGCTCACGCAGTACCTGCGGGAGCTCGGCGAGAGGGTTAGGGTAGTCGTTCCCGAGGCCGTTGTGGCGGAGATAGAGCACCAGGCAAACGAGAAGAGGGCTATAGGTCACGTCGGCCTCGAGGAGCTCAAAAAGCTTCGCGAGATGGCGGAGAAGGGGGAGATTGAGCTCGAATTTTACGGGGAGAGACCGGAGCTCTGGCAGATAAAGCGTGCTAAATCGGGCGAGATAGACAACATGGTTAGAGAGGTGGCCATGGAGCTCAAAGGGATACTTCTGACGGGTGATGCCGTTCAGAGGGACGTGGCAATAGCCAAGGGTATACGCGTTATCTACCTTGAGGCCAGAAGGGAAGTCAGGCACCGCCTCGAGGACTTCTTCGATGAGAACACGATGAGCGTCCACCTCAAGGCAGGGGTCGTGCCCATGGCCAAGAAGGGCAGGCCCGGTGAGTGGCGCCTTACTCCCCTGCGGGAGGAACCCCTCACGGACGATGAAGTTCACGAGATCGCGGACGACATAGTGGAGAGGGCAAGGAGGGACCCGGAGAGCTTCATAGAGCTCGATGCCGAGGGGGCAACCGTAGTTCAGCTCAGAAACTACCGTATAGTCATTGCGAGGCCGCCTTTTGCAGATAGGATTGAGATAACCGCCGTGAGGCCCATAAAGAAGCTCTCCATAGAGGACTACCACCTCAGCGAGAAGCTCCTCAAGAGACTAACGGAGAAGGCTGAAGGTATACTCATAGCCGGTGCGCCCGGAGAGGGTAAGAGTACCTTTGCACAGGCCCTGGCGGAGTGGTATTCATCTATGGGCAAGATAGTGAAGACTATGGAGAAGCCGAGGGACCTCCAGGTTGCGGAGGAGATAACGCAGTACACCGCCCTTGAGGGGAAGATGGAGCTTACGGGTGATTTGCTCCTCCTCGTGAGGCCGGACTACACGATATACGACGAGATGAGGAAGACGAGGGACTTCAAGATATACGCCGACCTCAGGCTGGCGGGAGTTGGAATGGTTGGCGTGGTGCACGCGACCAAACCGATAGATGCAGTTCAGCGCTTCATAGGAAGGGTCGAGCTCGGAATGATACCCCAGATAGTGGACACGGTGCTTTTCATCAAAGCCGGAAAGGTGGAGAAGGTTCTGAGCCTCGAGTACAAGGTCAAGGTTCCGAGCGGCATGACGGAGGAAGACCTCGCGAGGCCCGTGATAGAGGTCAGGGACTTCGAGAGCGGCGAGCTGGAGTACGAGATTTACACCTACGGCGAGGAGATAAGCATAGTTCCGGTCAAGAAGAAGGGAGAGAAGGCCCCCGCCCTTAAGCTGGCCGAGAGGAAGCTCCGCCAGGAGATAAAGCGCTTCCTTCCGGATGTTTACACCGAGGTGGAGCTCGTGAGCCCGCACAGGGCGGTTGTGTACGCGGACGAGTTTGACATCCCGACCATCATAGGCAAGAAGGGCAAGAGAATAACGGAGCTGGAGAAGAAGGTGGGCATAAGCATAGACGTCAAGAGCTTCGAGGAGAGGGCCATGGAGGAGGGCCCCAGGGAGAAGATTCCGGTGGAAATCGAGGAGAAGAAGAGGCAGTTTGTCCTGAGGGTGAGCAAGGACTTCGCGGGCATGCCCATCAAGTTCTACGCCGGGGAAGACTACATCTTCACGGCCACCCCGAGCAAGAAGGGCCTCGTCAAGGTAAACAGGAACACCCCGATAGGCAGGGAGCTTGAGCGCATCGTAAGGGAAAACCTCGAGGTATGGGCTAGCATTTGAGGGCTTTCCGAGAGGTGGCCCTTACCTCCTCACCAGCTTTATCACCGCCTCGACGTGGGGCGTGTGCGGGAACATGTCCACTAAAACGGCCTCCTCAACGCGGTAGGCCTTCTTCAGGTGGTTCTCGTAGTCGAGCCTGAAGGCCCTAGGGTTGCACGAGACGTAAACCACGTTCTCAACTCCGCTTTTGATGAGGAGTTCCGCCGCTTCTTTCAGCCCCTTACGCGGCGGGTCAACTATCACGGTGTCGTACTCTCCGATGAGAGTTTCCTCCGCTCTCCCGACGTGGAACTCGGCATTCACCCCGTTAAGTTCGGTGTTTTTCTTCGCCATTTCCACCGCAAAGGGGTTGACTTCGACGCCTTCAACCTCGAAGCCCCTCTTCGAGAGGTAAACACCAAACGTCCCGACGCCGGCGTAGAGGTCGAGAACCTTCTCCCCCTCCGTAAAGTCCTCCACGGCCTTAAGGAGCAAGGGTAAGGCGTAGCTGTTGGTCTGGAAGAAGCCCTTGGGGTGGATAAGGTAGGTAACGTCCTCAGCCCGCTCGCGGATGTACGGTTCTCCAGCCACCAGTTGCGCATCACCGCGCGGGTCGTCCCTTTCATCCCTCTTAACGCTCCAGTAGAGAGAATCAGCGAAGGAAAAGTAGTCTTTAAACGCCTCCAGAACCTCTTCTTGAGGCTCAACGTGGGCTATTATGTTTACCATGACGTCTCCAGTGAACTTGCCCTCCCTCACCTGGAGGTAGTGCACCTCCCCGGTTCTTCTCCTTAAATCCCATGGCCTTAGGCCGGTCTCGCGGAGGAAGTCCCTCAGGGCGCGCAGATACCCGGGAGTGTGCTTCGAGAAGACGGGGCATTCTTCAAGGTTTTCCACCTCCAGGGGCGCGCCGTACTTCTTCAGCCCGATTCCGGAGGTGGTCACTATGAAGTTGCTCACGTTTCGGAAGCCCCACACCTTGGGCGAGCCCTTAATCTCGGCGCTTATCCCTGTGGCCCTCTCGAAGAGCCCTCTCTTGAGGCGCAGCTGTTCCTTATACTTCAACCCCTGCCAGAGACAGCCGCCGCAGGTTCCGAAGTAAGGGCACCTCGCCCCCTGGCGGAGGGGGGACTCTCCAAGGAGCTCGAAGTCAAGGGCTATTTTTCTCCCGAAGCGGCGCTTCGTTCTCTTAACCTTCACCCTATCGCCCGGATATGTGAAGGGGACG
This genomic window contains:
- a CDS encoding L-threonylcarbamoyladenylate synthase, with protein sequence MTVVINMREGVDARRIRVAARFIREGELVAFPTETVYGLGGDALNREAVLKIFRAKGRPADNPLIVHIADFEGLYELAREVPKEAELLAKRFWPGPLTIVLPKAGGVPKETTGGLDSVAVRMPSHEIALALIRASGRPIAAPSANISGKPSPTLAEHVIDDFYGEIACIVDGGETFIGVESTVIDLTSWPPVLLRPGGLPLEEIERAVGEVLIHPAVRGKEVDLAKAPGMKYKHYSPSADVIVVEGKRERVHEKISELVASFKGEGKRVGVMATGGTYEADEFFDLGGSEEEVARNLFKALRELDKRGVEIIIAEGIEERGLGLAVMNRLRKAAGYKVVKV
- the minD gene encoding cell division ATPase MinD, coding for MGKIISIVSGKGGTGKTTTTANLAVALGKLGKSVVAVDGDLTMANLSLVMGLDDASVTIHDVLIGTAEIKDAIYAIPDFENVHVIPAAIDWEHVMKADPRGLPSVIKPLKEQFDYVLIDCPAGLQVDAMSAMLSGEEVLLVTNPEISCMTDTMKVGIVLKRAGLAMLGFVLNRYGRSSNDIPPDAAEEVMEVPLLAVIPEDPAVREATLEGIPVVAYKPTSDGAKAFMALAQEIERISGFKARVMY
- a CDS encoding cell wall-binding repeat-containing protein yields the protein MRWWGGLLGANVITTEWGTYSPEVTMEVLKEEPDLVIVIGGTVAVPPEYEEDFSTAGVEVMRWGGSNREETSYAVFTGLKNSFPSALEGVKSVVFIEGRNPAAYGLMKSQLPGRSIVLFVDMGAESFREVALSVVEAIGAGEVEILLLAGKKGEPLFGRISTVSNVSKALEERGVDVALVNVPPSRNLAARAITKAEEALIKLSAYDDRSEERLEKAKELLERARSAYERGDYQEAYILALTAEGYADVVRKRNLDIMRSTFQGSGKHGLEFKLMRLKWIVKALEANGRDISDLESLIAEIESLINSGRYGEAAQKLESLKKDIRGRYARGRESHGPPQNPGGNHRP
- the rlmD gene encoding 23S rRNA (uracil(1939)-C(5))-methyltransferase RlmD — its product is MRHEGKIEGMSNDGLGVLRGGDGEVYVPFTYPGDRVKVKRTKRRFGRKIALDFELLGESPLRQGARCPYFGTCGGCLWQGLKYKEQLRLKRGLFERATGISAEIKGSPKVWGFRNVSNFIVTTSGIGLKKYGAPLEVENLEECPVFSKHTPGYLRALRDFLRETGLRPWDLRRRTGEVHYLQVREGKFTGDVMVNIIAHVEPQEEVLEAFKDYFSFADSLYWSVKRDERDDPRGDAQLVAGEPYIRERAEDVTYLIHPKGFFQTNSYALPLLLKAVEDFTEGEKVLDLYAGVGTFGVYLSKRGFEVEGVEVNPFAVEMAKKNTELNGVNAEFHVGRAEETLIGEYDTVIVDPPRKGLKEAAELLIKSGVENVVYVSCNPRAFRLDYENHLKKAYRVEEAVLVDMFPHTPHVEAVIKLVRR
- a CDS encoding PINc/VapC family ATPase; its protein translation is MEVIVPDTSVIVDGRLTQYLRELGERVRVVVPEAVVAEIEHQANEKRAIGHVGLEELKKLREMAEKGEIELEFYGERPELWQIKRAKSGEIDNMVREVAMELKGILLTGDAVQRDVAIAKGIRVIYLEARREVRHRLEDFFDENTMSVHLKAGVVPMAKKGRPGEWRLTPLREEPLTDDEVHEIADDIVERARRDPESFIELDAEGATVVQLRNYRIVIARPPFADRIEITAVRPIKKLSIEDYHLSEKLLKRLTEKAEGILIAGAPGEGKSTFAQALAEWYSSMGKIVKTMEKPRDLQVAEEITQYTALEGKMELTGDLLLLVRPDYTIYDEMRKTRDFKIYADLRLAGVGMVGVVHATKPIDAVQRFIGRVELGMIPQIVDTVLFIKAGKVEKVLSLEYKVKVPSGMTEEDLARPVIEVRDFESGELEYEIYTYGEEISIVPVKKKGEKAPALKLAERKLRQEIKRFLPDVYTEVELVSPHRAVVYADEFDIPTIIGKKGKRITELEKKVGISIDVKSFEERAMEEGPREKIPVEIEEKKRQFVLRVSKDFAGMPIKFYAGEDYIFTATPSKKGLVKVNRNTPIGRELERIVRENLEVWASI
- a CDS encoding DUF7411 family protein, which codes for MCLIAGGLGEHLKPKLIRMIEAGKHRGKDSFGVWTDEGVLKSPDFSRVGEIPDGRIGILQCRLAMTGSKGFTQPFFNDLTLVHNGEIYNHVPLREWLEGRGVSFESDVDTEVILRLIEYLLEKGLRMEEAVRRAMVMLNGDYAVAITNGTKIYLFRDPIGIRPLHFSPRGFFASERKVLWAVGEEAHPVLPGELVVLDGKSVVRKRLLHPKDLARRGCNARKSLKAALEYAVRLRTPGEVAVLFSGGLDSSLLALIASKYGDVSLYTAGEENSPDVEWARRASDALGLPLREYLFEEDEVEEAAKRVIFAIEEPNPMNLAIGIPLYFATKLARENGDSVLLSGQGADELFGGYAKYLERPELMEEDVENLWSRNLERDDKIAMLNSVEGRFPYLDPNVVGIALGLPLELKIASGVRKKILRDVALELGLPEEFAMREKKACQYGSHSQRLLRRVAKRHGFSLRDYSEKLFRETFSPLPGRIKGPTGQN
- a CDS encoding glycosyltransferase family 4 protein, which encodes MRGTSCTRLGCPPVFGLRGTSFALLASKKIVELHKEYGFDVVHAHFVGTTSYSAVLARERIDAPLVVTAHGSDLEFTSKLPLGRFFVKESLIRADAVVAVSHYLALKAISLGAHEVKVISNGVAVLGEKNEKREFVTFVGALRSYKGLDDFLKLAEYFPEERFLVLGDGPLRVLEERAPPNMEFLGYRRDVEEFLGRSKLLVVPSRREGFGLVVLEANRAEVPVVARRVGALPELVRDGKNGLLFGDTGELVRAVEYYLRNPAARERAGRIGRALSKRYSWEESVSALESLYASLVSGH